The genomic window CATTGGCCAATTGTTTGCATTTTCACTTTTCAGATTAAtaattcaaataggcctatgacAAAATCAAATTTTCATTTAGCTGTGGCTCTTCTTCTTTGAACGAGACTCTTACGCGCTCGCCCTATTCCGTCATGTCCATGTGCGCTTTCGCCACTTGATCATAGTCTTATGTCACTGATGTCGGTCGATGTTGGGGAAAGCTGTCAGCCGGTACAAATTGCATTTAATTATCTTTAGACAATAAACCTATGTGACTAAAAAATAGACAAAAGCTGGGTAGGTCGACCTAGAGAATTTAATCTCTATGTTTGTTATTGGCATTCGCATATTTCGCACAAGATTTTCAATTCATATGTGAATATTAATGTTACTTATGTTTAAAAGGTTGACAATCAAAAAATATTCCTCTGACTTAGATTGCGGTAGGTTATGCATTAGACTGGATCCACCAATCCTTCAACTGCAACACACGGTCATCGGGTTGGGCTTGCAGGTGAACGGccattttgtttaaatgtttcGAAATCGGGGTTGAGAGACTTAGGCTATAGTTATGCATGATGAAATTGCTAAATTGTGGTGAATTTATCTAAAAAGTAATTGCGACACACTGCGGAAATCAACTTGATTTGTACACTGTAGGCCCTATTGTACATTTttgcatgatatcaaaataacTATGCAGGAACAAATTAGGCCAATGTTTTGTGATACGATGATATTAATGGCTGAATCTAAAATTCtacatttaacatgttaaaaccaaacagaacaaacaaacatacaaacaaatcaacaaaaaatgTTAGCGACAGCCGCATGCTTCTACAACCATGTCTTCGTATTGTCTCAAAACCACATTCTCATcattgtcaaaatataacattGATATCGCTGAAAGTTTAGTTGGTGCACAGCAAACTTTTGGCACCGAACTTGGGTCCATAGAGTTCACTAACGTCTGTATTATAGCATGATTTGTCCCATTTAAGCGATCATTCAATGGAAATGGACATTCTCCAGAACAGAAATAAGCTTGATAGCCCATTGGCGCGATAATCCAATCCTGCCAGCCTACTTCCCTGAAACTCACATAAAGTGAATGCCTCTGACACAGATTGGAATGGCTATGGTGAGCTTCAAAATCGTCAACATCTCTTCGCACACGATTTTTACACCTCGTCGTATCCACCGACACTACAACTATCGATGTGGTTCCCGCTCCAAATCGTGGCAtcttattggttaaaagtgtccTGGTTTCGGGGCTGGACGTATTTGGGAAGCTAACGGTTACATACAGCCCGTAGTTAGCGTTTGGATTTTCCCGCCATCTTTTGACCAATGAAAGTAAGTCCACAGAACCGGATTCGTTGTCGTTATTGCGTTCCAAATTAAGCGCTAAAGAAGCATGGAGTCGAAGAGCGTTTTCTTTCAAGGCGTTAGATCGTGGAGCAAGTGGTGAAAGGGAGTTTCCAACTCGGCGAAGAATCTGGAAAATCTTCACCTCTATGGTAGAAATAGTACCAATTTGTCGAATTTCGTCCAGAAATTCTAGCTTGAGTTCAGCGCCTGTTACAGTTTCTGTTCGAGGTATCGTTGATACGTTGAAATACACAACCTGACGAAATGTTGGTGCAACGTCATCGATGGGACGCAGTGAAGTACCTGCaggaacaaaataaaaaacaatacaagCATTAAATGACAATATAGCGTCAACAACAAAAATAGCAAAAACATACATTATTGTATTTATTCCAAGATTGCAGAAAGCCGCGAGTTtcgaattgtgaaaaacttgcaTAGAAGTTTGATGTGAACGTTTTCTGGTAAATCAAAATGTTGCCCCCGCAATTTATCACAAAACTATCTAGCCAAAAGTACATTTTGTTGATATTTACTCGAGTTGTTTATGATAATCCTATTTTTTTGATTGACAGTTGTCATTGCCCTCAAGAACACACTTAATCCAATCAGCCTATCGATGTGCATATCTGATGAGCGCCAAGTTTGTTTTGGAAAGAAAGACTCGTGATGAACAATAACAATTAGGACCTATATATAATTGTGACAGTTATTTTTATTCAAACAGTATAATTTACAAGATTACCTCATGGTTCCAATCCGAAAAAATAATTATACTAGAAAAAGACCAAGTTAGAAAAAGTTTGCAAAGATTAGATTTGAACCAAAATTACTATCTTTGACCATTatcggtatatatatatataaaataaaactaaTAAAAAAACCCAACACACCTCCATTTGATCAGTGGATGGAAGGTGAGAGTAAATTCACCACAGGATGCTACATTAAAAATCAGAGCAAATACCACAATTGATTTGGTCGAGTATCATCTCGACGGGTGTAAATCAAATGAAATCATAACCAATTGCTTCAATTCGCTAGCTCCATTTTCATATTATTTGATATCTTGCTAGTTGTGTGCTGATATTACACTCAACTTTTGATAACTTTATTGTATAAAACATGGCATAGCGCAGAGGTGGTCGCTGCCATGCAAGCTGCttcaatggggtaaaaatgtGACATATTTTGGATGATACATATCATAACATATATCTAATGTAAACAGCATCTCTGAAGAACATCTTGTTAGATTGGTAATTTATAGGAATATTTATTTAAACTTGGGAAACTAGGCAACCATCATGGCCCAAGTATTTTGCTAATACACACACGACCACCACGATcataccatggaaatagtagatgagatctactatttccatgatcataCAAAATACAAGGATGTGCATTATTCTTTTTAACAACATGCATTCAAGTCCATTTCAAGTTTTTAAAGCAATAATCGATAAGTTTTTTTAGTTCAAGTCTTTTTCCAACACATGGTCCCCTTATGTTGAACAAAACCAGCACACCTGTTGAACACACCTGGTTATACCTGTACGCAACCTGCTGAGTTAAATCTTTACATATATGCCGCGAAATGATCACGTAATGAACACAATTTATGCAATATTATTAAAAAGGAAGGAAGGTCATTTCTCTGAACTTGAGAAAATGACAATCAAATACGTATCTCATTATCGGCCAGCAGAGCAAAAAGTAGTCTATGTTTTTTGTTGGTCAATATCGATGAATGTCAAAATGGCAGGAATTGATTAAGGTATCGATCAATTTTGGCCATTTGGATATAGATTATCTCTCTGGTACGTATCACATGCCATGCTTTCTTAGTGACATCATGCACATCTTACTTTAGCCGGATAGTTTAGATTAACAAAAAATGAAACATAGCATCTTCTTTCCTTCAAAAATCATCTCTCAAGACAAACTATTGCTTTTTTCCGTTAAGTGTGACAAACATATTACTCCTCTCTGATTAATACATTCGTCACTGGTGTCTCTTTTGTTCTTACGGTACTTTTTACGCAAATTAATTCTTACCTGCATTTGGAAAACTGCGGATAATATTGCCGGGGATTGTAGGATCGGAAAAACTACATCTCTGTGCTTCTGAAGGCATGTAACTGGTGTCCCCTTGAAGACGTTTGTATAGATCCAACATGTACTGAGGCGCGGTCGCATTGGGTCCTGGTCTAGGGCGTTCTTTCAGTCCCAAAACTTTCAATATTCGACTCTCCATCTGCTTACTCAAAGTAACGTATTCCGATGATATTTCAAACTTGATACACAATGTTACGAAGTAGACAAAAACGAGATACATGGCATTTCCAAGTTCCATTTTGTCGATGGTCAAGTTCACACTGATTCGGATGGTGTTTATGACGGATAGTCGACAAATTTTAACGGGCCCGAGGCCGCTACTGTCAGCAGGTGTAGGCAAAGAGCACGTCTGACAACACAAAACTTAGA from Amphiura filiformis chromosome 5, Afil_fr2py, whole genome shotgun sequence includes these protein-coding regions:
- the LOC140152579 gene encoding univin-like yields the protein MELGNAMYLVFVYFVTLCIKFEISSEYVTLSKQMESRILKVLGLKERPRPGPNATAPQYMLDLYKRLQGDTSYMPSEAQRCSFSDPTIPGNIIRSFPNAGTSLRPIDDVAPTFRQVVYFNVSTIPRTETVTGAELKLEFLDEIRQIGTISTIEVKIFQILRRVGNSLSPLAPRSNALKENALRLHASLALNLERNNDNESGSVDLLSLVKRWRENPNANYGLYVTVSFPNTSSPETRTLLTNKMPRFGAGTTSIVVVSVDTTRCKNRVRRDVDDFEAHHSHSNLCQRHSLYVSFREVGWQDWIIAPMGYQAYFCSGECPFPLNDRLNGTNHAIIQTLVNSMDPSSVPKVCCAPTKLSAISMLYFDNDENVVLRQYEDMVVEACGCR